One stretch of Cottoperca gobio chromosome 18, fCotGob3.1, whole genome shotgun sequence DNA includes these proteins:
- the gal3st3 gene encoding galactose-3-O-sulfotransferase 3: MSQKKIFLIFVAISTVSLLLHHGGHLSWTMEAFHIGCPALRSHPAPGLKPKHTNVVFLKTHKTASTTMQNLLFRFAERNNLTVALPVQACSHQFCYPRSFTSHFVHPHTLPPNIITSHMRFSKAELQRLMPNDTMYITILREPGSMFESLFSYYNQYCQSFKRVPNGSLEAFLEEPWRYYRPDEKDSMYARNTLTFDLGGDKDRPATDVAYARGFLAEVERVFSLVMIAEYFDESLVLLRHLLSWDLDDILYVKLNMRTPSSKRSLTPGLPSKIRAWNSLDARLYDHFNASLWRQLSALGPACVAREVRLLRRAQERLMRSCFGGRMPLLRSAAQIKNKDLRPWQPSGKVDIVGYDLPVNLSRGFSSQAQELCLKLIMPEVQYTRVLLRSQSLRYRRGYQLRPLQQSHPLQQPIRTVLPRHPQVQRSQPPPAAPGPASGSGSTSTSKPAAGTQGRTTKLGTKSSQTQASQTEK; this comes from the exons atgtcgCAGAAGAAGATATTCCTGATCTTCGTCGCCATCAGCACTGTCAGTCTTCTGCTGCACCATGGGGGCCACTTGAGCTG gaCCATGGAGGCCTTCCACATTGGTTGTCCTGCGCTCCGGTCCCACCCTGCCCCGGGCCTGAAACCAAAGCACACCAATGTGGTCTTCCTCAAGACCCACAAAACGGCCAGCACCACTATGCAGAACCTGCTTTTCCGCTTCGCAGAGCGCAACAACCTCACTGTGGCGTTGCCCGTGCAAGCCTGCAGCCACCAGTTCTGCTACCCACGCTCCTTCACCTCTCACTTTGTCCACCCCCACACACTGCCGCCAAACATCATCACCAGCCACATGCGCTTCAGCAAGGCAGAACTGCAGCGCCTGATGCCCAACGACACAATGTACATCACAATCTTGAGAGAGCCGGGGTCCATGTTTGAATCCTTGTTCAGTTACTACAACCAGTACTGTCAAAGCTTCAAGAGGGTCCCCAATGGCTCCCTGGAGGCTTTCTTAGAGGAGCCCTGGCGCTACTACCGTCCAGATGAGAAGGACTCCATGTATGCGCGCAACACCTTGACCTTCGACTTGGGCGGAGACAAGGATCGCCCAGCAACAGATGTGGCATATGCGCGGGGCTTTCTGGCAGAGGTGGAGCGGGTTTTCTCCCTGGTGATGATTGCTGAGTACTTTGATGAGTCGCTGGTTCTCCTTCGCCATCTCCTCTCTTGGGATCTGGATGACATTCTGTACGTTAAACTCAATATGCGAACGCCAAGCTCGAAGCGGAGTCTGACACCGGGCCTTCCTTCAAAGATCCGTGCCTGGAATTCATTAGATGCACGTCTCTACGATCACTTCAACGCATCATTGTGGCGGCAACTATCAGCTCTGGGCCCAGCTTGTGTTGCAAGGGAGGTGCGACTCCTTCGGCGAGCCCAGGAGAGGTTAATGAGAAGCTGCTTCGGTGGGCGGATGCCGCTTCTCCGATCAGCAGCacagataaaaaacaaagatcTCCGCCCTTGGCAGCCTAGCGGAAAAGTCGACATTGTGGGCTACGACCTCCCGGTAAATCTCAGCCGTGGATTCTCGAGCCAGGCCCAGGAGCTCTGCCTCAAGCTCATCATGCCAGAGGTCCAGTACACACGGGTTCTTCTACGTTCCCAATCACTGCGCTACCGTCGAGGCTACCAGCTCCGGCCTCTACAGCAGTCACATCCCCTCCAGCAACCCATACGCACAGTCCTGCCTCGGCATCCTCAAGTGCAACGCAGCCAACCGCCCCCTGCCGCCCCTGGCCCTGCATCAGGGTCAGGGTCCACCTCCACCTCAAAGCCTGCTGCAGGAACTCAAGGTCGGACCACAAAGTTAGGGACTAAATCCTCACAGACCCAGGCCTCACAGACTGAAAAATAG